A window from Roseburia sp. 499 encodes these proteins:
- the hisZ gene encoding ATP phosphoribosyltransferase regulatory subunit: MERRLLHTPEGVRDIYNSECAKKLVLQDNLHNLLKKYGYHAIETPTFEFFDIFGKEIGTTPSKDLYKFFDREGNTLVLRPDITPSIARCVAKYYAEEDLPVRLCYMGNTFINNTSYQGRLKESTQLGAEMIGDNSVDADAEIIALVVNALKTAGLQEFQIGVGHVGFFKGLVEAAKLQEETETELMNLISNKNFFGVDELIDSLCLNADLKELFSMLGSLSMSEDMLNRAKKLAASYPMVLEALEHLELLLQVLSCYGVEKYVSLEPGMISSYHYYTGIIFAGYTFGSGEPIVKGGRYDNLLPYFGKNAPSIGFAVVIDQLMAALSRQKIEIPVQDNQVLIVYKETSHDNAIKKALSLREQGTGVSLVKWAAHKTVEDYKAYAARMHMQDITFME, translated from the coding sequence ATGGAACGACGTTTATTACATACCCCGGAAGGTGTTCGGGATATTTACAATTCAGAATGCGCGAAAAAACTTGTTTTGCAGGATAACTTGCATAATCTACTAAAAAAATACGGATATCATGCAATTGAGACACCGACCTTTGAATTTTTCGACATTTTCGGGAAGGAAATTGGAACAACTCCTTCCAAAGACTTATATAAATTTTTTGACCGTGAAGGAAACACATTAGTATTACGTCCGGATATTACTCCGTCTATCGCAAGATGCGTAGCAAAATATTATGCAGAAGAAGATTTACCGGTTCGTCTTTGCTATATGGGTAATACCTTTATTAATAATACCAGTTATCAGGGACGTTTGAAGGAATCTACACAGTTGGGAGCAGAGATGATAGGCGATAACTCTGTAGATGCAGATGCAGAAATTATTGCACTGGTAGTAAATGCTTTAAAAACAGCAGGATTACAAGAATTCCAGATTGGTGTTGGCCATGTGGGATTTTTTAAAGGATTAGTGGAGGCAGCAAAATTACAAGAAGAAACTGAAACTGAATTAATGAATCTGATTTCTAACAAAAACTTTTTTGGTGTAGATGAATTAATTGATTCACTTTGTCTAAATGCTGATTTAAAAGAGTTGTTTTCCATGCTGGGAAGTCTTAGTATGTCTGAAGATATGTTGAATCGTGCCAAGAAACTTGCAGCATCATATCCTATGGTGTTAGAGGCATTGGAACATCTAGAATTATTATTACAGGTACTTTCCTGTTATGGAGTGGAAAAATACGTTTCCTTAGAACCAGGCATGATTAGCAGTTACCATTATTATACTGGAATTATTTTTGCCGGATATACTTTTGGAAGTGGCGAGCCTATTGTAAAAGGTGGCAGATATGACAATTTACTTCCTTATTTTGGGAAAAATGCTCCTTCCATCGGTTTTGCTGTAGTTATTGATCAGTTGATGGCTGCGTTATCCAGACAAAAAATTGAAATACCGGTACAAGATAATCAGGTCTTAATTGTTTATAAAGAAACCAGCCATGACAATGCCATTAAGAAGGCACTATCATTAAGAGAACAAGGCACAGGCGTTTCTCTTGTGAAATGGGCAGCCCATAAAACAGTAGAAGATTATAAGGCATATGCTGCGCGAATGCACATGCAGGATATAACATTTATGGAATAG
- a CDS encoding PBECR4 domain-containing protein yields the protein MDKRHAIQIITKSAKLYKEYLEDQKILFLYGIPSEIRKQLETEENYLPQLKGYEVAFHRYNFLHLTGVRLSPKVVSSIHFYEKCLSNRLTEEDFSFSKDGSTTQKLDILENMMQIKKTVTMIGDFTGRGPKLFTEKVAGNVCGCIGFVKDRNTSLNVPNTLLKKDIRDVTTIPTQKVYAVASKKYMDEKYSIFTKVDKSIHINECRFSDEIENILEKPRPLI from the coding sequence ATGGACAAAAGACATGCAATTCAAATTATAACAAAATCGGCTAAATTATATAAAGAGTATTTGGAAGATCAAAAAATACTATTTCTTTATGGCATACCATCTGAAATTAGAAAGCAGCTTGAAACAGAGGAAAATTATTTGCCACAGCTGAAGGGATACGAGGTTGCTTTTCATCGCTATAATTTTTTACATTTGACAGGAGTAAGATTAAGTCCTAAGGTTGTATCTTCTATTCATTTTTACGAAAAATGTTTGAGTAACAGATTAACAGAAGAAGATTTTTCGTTTTCAAAAGACGGTTCCACAACTCAAAAGCTTGATATATTAGAAAATATGATGCAGATTAAGAAAACTGTAACAATGATTGGAGATTTTACAGGCAGAGGTCCAAAACTATTTACAGAAAAAGTTGCAGGAAATGTATGTGGATGTATTGGATTTGTAAAAGACCGTAATACCAGTTTAAATGTTCCGAATACGTTATTGAAAAAAGATATAAGAGATGTAACAACTATACCAACACAAAAAGTGTACGCAGTGGCATCAAAGAAATATATGGATGAAAAATATTCTATATTTACAAAAGTGGATAAAAGTATACATATTAACGAATGTCGTTTTTCGGATGAAATAGAAAATATTTTAGAAAAGCCCAGACCATTAATATAA
- a CDS encoding YgiQ family radical SAM protein: MNNGFLPLSKEDMIKRKIEQFDFVYVIGDAYVDHPSFGHAIISRLLEAHGYSVGIISQPDWTSKESIAIYGEPRLAFLVSGGNMDSMVNHYSVSKRRREKDSFTPGGVMGKRPDYATVVYCNLIRQTYKKTPILIGGIEASLRRLAHYDYWSNKVKRSILLDSGADILMYGMGEHSIIELADALNSGLAVEDITFVNGTVYKTRQKENIYDATFLPTFEAVKEDKKTYAQSFYQQYCNTDPFSGKRLVEEYPHGIYVVQNPAAKPLTQTEMDDVYSLPYMRTYHPSYETAGGVPAISEVKFSLTSNRGCFGGCSFCALTFHQGRIIQTRSHASLIKEAELLTQDKEFKGYIHDVGGPTANFRAPACEKQLTKGACPNKQCLFPTPCKNLKADHKDYLSLLRKLRKIPKVKKVFIRSGIRFDYLLADSNRTFLKELCEHHVSGQLKVAPEHISDKVLQKMGKPEVAVYNRFVKEYTKMNEKLGKKQYLVPYLMSSHPGSTLQEAVELAEFLRDLGYMPEQVQDFYPTPSTISTCMYYTGLDPRTMEPVYVAHNPHEKAMQRALIQYRDPKNYDLVKEALIKTGRTDLIGFDKNCLIPPRKMTAKNERKNASNKSKGKIRTGKGRTPQKNQRTTSSRKGKKQR, from the coding sequence ATGAATAACGGATTTTTACCTCTTTCTAAAGAGGATATGATAAAAAGAAAAATAGAACAATTTGACTTTGTCTATGTTATTGGGGATGCCTATGTGGATCATCCCTCTTTTGGACATGCCATTATCAGCCGTCTACTAGAAGCTCACGGTTACTCTGTGGGGATTATTTCACAACCGGATTGGACGTCAAAAGAAAGTATTGCCATTTATGGCGAACCACGGCTTGCTTTTTTAGTAAGTGGTGGAAATATGGATTCCATGGTAAATCACTATAGCGTATCGAAACGCCGCAGGGAAAAAGATTCCTTTACACCGGGTGGAGTTATGGGAAAACGTCCGGATTATGCTACCGTGGTATACTGCAACTTAATACGCCAGACTTATAAAAAAACACCGATTCTCATTGGTGGAATCGAAGCCAGTCTTCGTCGACTTGCTCACTACGATTATTGGAGTAACAAGGTAAAACGTTCTATTTTATTGGACTCCGGTGCGGATATTCTGATGTATGGAATGGGCGAACATAGTATCATAGAGTTGGCTGATGCATTAAATAGCGGACTTGCTGTAGAAGATATCACTTTTGTAAATGGTACTGTTTATAAAACCCGTCAAAAAGAGAATATATATGACGCAACTTTCCTTCCTACCTTTGAAGCAGTAAAGGAAGATAAAAAAACGTATGCGCAAAGCTTTTATCAGCAATACTGTAACACAGATCCGTTTAGTGGAAAACGTCTTGTGGAAGAATATCCACATGGAATCTATGTAGTGCAGAATCCAGCCGCAAAACCATTGACCCAGACTGAAATGGATGATGTATATAGTTTACCCTATATGCGCACCTATCATCCTTCTTACGAAACAGCAGGTGGTGTACCGGCTATTTCAGAAGTAAAATTCAGCCTTACCAGTAACCGCGGTTGCTTTGGCGGATGTAGTTTTTGTGCACTTACATTCCATCAGGGAAGAATTATCCAGACCCGTAGCCATGCGTCTTTGATAAAGGAAGCTGAATTGCTTACACAGGACAAGGAATTTAAGGGGTATATCCATGATGTTGGAGGGCCAACGGCTAATTTTCGCGCGCCTGCCTGTGAAAAACAATTAACAAAAGGAGCTTGTCCAAATAAGCAATGCTTGTTTCCAACCCCATGTAAAAACTTAAAAGCAGACCATAAGGATTATTTAAGCCTGCTTCGAAAATTACGAAAGATTCCAAAGGTAAAAAAGGTATTTATTCGTTCTGGTATTCGTTTTGATTACCTGTTGGCAGATTCAAACCGAACCTTTTTAAAGGAACTGTGTGAACATCATGTCAGCGGACAACTTAAGGTAGCACCGGAACATATTTCTGACAAGGTACTTCAGAAAATGGGAAAACCGGAGGTGGCAGTTTACAATCGTTTTGTAAAAGAATATACTAAAATGAACGAAAAACTGGGAAAGAAACAATATCTAGTACCTTACCTTATGTCTTCTCATCCGGGCTCCACATTACAAGAAGCAGTGGAATTGGCAGAATTTTTAAGAGATTTGGGCTATATGCCGGAGCAGGTACAGGATTTCTATCCCACACCATCTACGATATCCACCTGTATGTATTACACCGGACTGGATCCACGTACCATGGAACCGGTTTATGTTGCCCATAATCCTCACGAAAAGGCAATGCAGAGAGCACTGATTCAGTATCGTGATCCAAAGAACTATGATTTAGTAAAGGAAGCCCTTATTAAAACTGGACGTACGGATTTGATTGGATTTGATAAAAATTGTCTCATTCCGCCACGAAAAATGACAGCAAAAAATGAACGTAAAAATGCAAGCAATAAATCAAAAGGCAAAATTAGAACAGGAAAGGGACGAACACCGCAGAAAAATCAGCGAACTACATCATCCAGAAAAGGAAAGAAACAACGATGA
- a CDS encoding RluA family pseudouridine synthase: MKSFQINNNEAGQRFDKYLKKLLSQAPGSFVYKMLRKKNITLNGKKADGSEKLNIGDEVKLFFSDETFEKFTALENSTTTGNSGCITEKYPCIPLDIVYEDADILVINKPVGMLSQKATPSDISANEYIIGYLLKNKSITKEELVTFHPSICNRLDRNTSGLLIAGKSLNGLQNMAKQLNDRSMEKYYRCLVKGKITGEQLIEGWLKKDEKSNSVKIYKEEVSDSKYIKTGYKAVENFSFSDNNIKETYTLLEVHLITGRSHQIRAHLASIGHPIVGDSKYGDRKVNTKFAKEVGIHSQLLHAYQMKFEDGREVTATLSKEFQKVLEYLKNNG; the protein is encoded by the coding sequence ATGAAAAGCTTTCAGATAAATAACAATGAGGCGGGACAACGCTTTGACAAATACTTGAAAAAACTTCTTTCGCAGGCACCGGGAAGTTTTGTATACAAAATGCTTCGAAAAAAAAATATTACTTTGAATGGGAAAAAAGCAGATGGTTCTGAGAAATTGAATATTGGGGACGAAGTGAAGCTGTTCTTTTCTGATGAGACCTTTGAAAAGTTCACGGCTTTAGAAAATTCAACGACTACTGGAAATTCGGGATGCATTACCGAGAAATATCCTTGTATTCCGCTCGACATTGTTTATGAAGATGCTGATATTCTGGTTATAAATAAACCGGTTGGAATGCTTTCACAGAAAGCTACTCCAAGTGATATTTCTGCCAATGAATATATCATTGGCTATCTGTTGAAAAATAAGTCTATTACAAAAGAAGAACTTGTAACTTTTCATCCTTCTATTTGCAATCGTCTGGACAGAAATACTTCCGGACTCCTGATTGCCGGAAAAAGTTTGAATGGCCTGCAGAATATGGCAAAACAACTTAATGACCGTTCTATGGAAAAATATTATCGTTGTCTGGTAAAAGGAAAAATAACCGGGGAACAGCTTATTGAGGGTTGGCTGAAAAAGGATGAAAAGAGCAATAGTGTAAAAATATATAAGGAAGAAGTTTCGGATAGCAAATATATCAAAACAGGATATAAAGCGGTAGAAAATTTTTCTTTCTCCGACAACAATATCAAAGAAACTTATACCTTATTGGAGGTTCACTTAATTACCGGTCGCTCGCATCAAATTCGTGCACATCTGGCCTCTATTGGACATCCTATTGTAGGAGATAGTAAGTATGGAGATAGAAAAGTAAATACCAAATTTGCAAAAGAAGTGGGAATTCACTCCCAGCTACTGCATGCCTATCAGATGAAGTTTGAGGATGGAAGAGAAGTAACTGCCACTTTGAGCAAAGAATTTCAGAAAGTGTTAGAGTATTTAAAAAATAACGGATGA
- the hisB gene encoding imidazoleglycerol-phosphate dehydratase HisB, whose protein sequence is MSFQRNVQQNRKTKETDISLSFNIDGNGETQLDTGIGFFNHMLDGFARHGFFNLKVQVKGDLEVDPHHTIEDTGIVLGTAIRKSLGDKRGIKRFGSCILPMDETLVLCAVDLSGRPYFSFEGEFTTERVGYMDTEMVREFFYAISYSAGMNLHMKILAGTNNHHMIEALFKAFGRALDEATTIDPRITDIMSTKGSL, encoded by the coding sequence ATGTCATTTCAAAGAAATGTACAACAAAACCGTAAAACAAAGGAAACCGATATTTCCCTTTCTTTTAATATTGACGGAAACGGCGAAACTCAGTTAGATACCGGAATTGGATTTTTCAATCATATGTTGGATGGTTTTGCCCGTCATGGTTTTTTTAACTTAAAGGTACAAGTAAAGGGCGATTTAGAAGTAGATCCCCATCACACCATTGAAGATACCGGAATTGTGCTTGGAACAGCAATTCGAAAGTCCTTAGGCGATAAGCGGGGAATCAAGCGATTTGGCAGTTGTATTCTTCCTATGGACGAAACACTGGTACTTTGTGCTGTTGATTTGAGTGGAAGACCTTATTTTTCCTTTGAAGGAGAATTTACCACAGAGCGAGTAGGATATATGGATACCGAAATGGTACGGGAATTTTTCTATGCCATTTCCTATAGTGCGGGAATGAACTTACATATGAAAATATTAGCTGGAACCAATAACCATCATATGATAGAAGCTTTGTTTAAAGCATTTGGAAGAGCTCTGGATGAAGCAACAACAATTGACCCGCGAATTACAGATATTATGTCAACGAAAGGTAGTTTATAG
- a CDS encoding GNAT family N-acetyltransferase has protein sequence MKFVRKMSISEIPQGFALIQNVFYEFIAPDYSSEGIETFENQFLKNTEFQQKFHDGKEEMYGAFDNDELAGILSISNHNTVSCVFVRKEYHRQGIGTMLFNEIINILKIRNVTEIKLNASPYAVPFYHAIGFQDMKKEQEYKGIRYTPMKRKI, from the coding sequence ATGAAGTTTGTTAGAAAAATGTCTATCAGCGAAATTCCACAGGGTTTTGCCCTTATCCAAAATGTTTTTTATGAATTTATAGCGCCTGATTATTCAAGTGAGGGGATTGAAACCTTTGAAAATCAATTTTTGAAAAATACTGAATTTCAGCAAAAATTTCATGATGGTAAAGAAGAAATGTACGGTGCCTTCGATAATGATGAATTAGCCGGTATTTTATCCATCAGTAATCATAATACTGTTTCTTGTGTATTTGTAAGAAAAGAATATCATAGACAAGGGATAGGTACTATGCTTTTTAATGAAATTATAAATATTTTGAAAATTCGCAATGTAACAGAAATTAAGCTAAATGCATCACCATATGCTGTGCCCTTTTATCATGCAATTGGATTTCAGGACATGAAGAAAGAACAAGAATACAAGGGCATACGTTATACACCTATGAAAAGGAAGATTTAA
- the hisG gene encoding ATP phosphoribosyltransferase translates to MRYLTFALGKGRLAKQTLETFEKIGITCQEMKDKDTRKLIFVNEDLKLKFFLAKGPDVPTYVEYGAADIGIVGKDTILEEARNIYEVLDLGFGKCRMCVCGPKDAEELLKHHELISVATKYPRIAKDYFYNKKHQTVEIIKLNGSIELAPIVGLSEVIVDIVETGTTLRENGLSVLEEVCPLSARMVVNQVSMKMENERITKLISDLKEVLAKENGK, encoded by the coding sequence ATGAGATATTTAACATTTGCACTTGGAAAAGGAAGACTGGCGAAACAGACCTTGGAAACCTTTGAGAAAATTGGAATTACCTGTCAGGAAATGAAGGATAAAGATACCAGAAAGCTGATATTTGTCAATGAAGATTTGAAATTAAAGTTTTTCCTTGCGAAGGGACCGGATGTTCCAACTTATGTAGAATATGGGGCTGCTGATATCGGGATTGTTGGAAAAGATACTATTTTAGAAGAGGCGCGTAATATTTATGAAGTATTGGACCTGGGCTTTGGAAAATGCAGGATGTGTGTCTGCGGTCCGAAGGATGCAGAAGAACTGTTAAAACACCATGAGTTAATCAGTGTAGCAACCAAATATCCTAGAATCGCCAAGGATTATTTTTATAACAAAAAACATCAGACCGTGGAAATTATCAAATTGAATGGTTCTATCGAACTGGCACCAATTGTTGGTCTGTCGGAAGTAATCGTAGATATAGTAGAAACCGGAACTACCTTACGTGAAAACGGTTTAAGTGTATTAGAAGAAGTTTGTCCTCTTTCTGCTCGAATGGTAGTAAATCAGGTCAGCATGAAAATGGAAAATGAACGTATTACTAAATTAATCAGTGATTTGAAAGAGGTATTGGCAAAGGAGAATGGCAAATGA
- the hisD gene encoding histidinol dehydrogenase, whose protein sequence is MRTLKLTSDTKKNLLEDLLKRSPNNYTQYEESVNAIIEKVRAEKDAAVFSYTKQFDGADINASNIRVTEDEIKEAYTLVDDKLLQVMRKSLENIRVYHEKQKQYSWFDSRPDGVMLGQKVTALASAGVYVPGGKAAYPSSVLMNVIPAKVAGVEKIVMTTPCNKEGKVNPATLVAAMEAGVTEIYKVGGAQAIAALAFGTESIPKVDKIVGPGNIYVALAKKAVFGHVSIDSIAGPSEILVLADETSNPRYVAADLLSQAEHDELASAILITTSEELAKKVSEEADKFVAELSRKEIIEKSLENYGYILIADSLDEAIETANEIASEHLEILTANPFEVMMKIKNAGAIFVGEYASEPLGDYFAGPNHILPTNGTAKFFSPLGVDDFIKKSSIISYSREALEPVYKDIVQFATSEQLTAHANSIKVRFED, encoded by the coding sequence ATGAGAACATTAAAATTAACAAGTGATACAAAAAAGAATCTATTAGAAGACTTATTAAAAAGAAGTCCAAACAATTACACACAATATGAAGAAAGTGTCAATGCAATTATTGAAAAAGTACGTGCTGAAAAAGACGCTGCTGTTTTTTCCTATACAAAACAGTTTGATGGTGCGGATATCAATGCTTCCAATATTCGTGTGACAGAAGATGAAATTAAAGAAGCATATACTTTAGTGGATGATAAATTGTTACAGGTAATGCGCAAATCCTTGGAAAACATTCGCGTTTACCATGAAAAGCAGAAGCAGTACAGTTGGTTTGACAGTCGTCCGGATGGTGTCATGCTTGGTCAAAAAGTAACCGCGCTTGCAAGTGCCGGTGTTTATGTACCTGGTGGAAAGGCTGCTTATCCTTCTTCGGTACTGATGAATGTTATCCCTGCAAAAGTAGCCGGTGTAGAAAAAATTGTGATGACTACTCCATGTAACAAAGAAGGAAAAGTCAATCCTGCCACATTAGTAGCTGCAATGGAAGCTGGTGTAACAGAAATCTACAAAGTCGGTGGAGCACAGGCAATCGCAGCCCTTGCCTTCGGAACAGAGAGTATTCCTAAGGTAGATAAAATTGTAGGACCTGGAAATATCTATGTTGCCCTTGCAAAAAAGGCAGTATTCGGTCATGTTAGCATTGACTCAATCGCTGGACCAAGTGAGATTCTGGTATTGGCAGATGAAACATCTAATCCACGCTATGTAGCTGCAGATTTATTATCTCAGGCAGAGCACGATGAACTGGCAAGTGCTATTTTAATTACCACCAGTGAAGAATTGGCAAAGAAAGTATCAGAAGAAGCAGATAAGTTTGTAGCTGAGCTTTCCAGAAAAGAGATTATTGAAAAATCTCTGGAAAACTATGGATACATATTGATTGCAGATTCCTTAGACGAAGCAATTGAAACTGCCAACGAAATCGCATCCGAACACCTTGAAATTTTAACAGCAAATCCTTTCGAGGTTATGATGAAGATTAAGAATGCCGGAGCTATTTTCGTAGGCGAATATGCAAGTGAACCACTAGGTGATTATTTTGCAGGACCAAATCACATTTTACCTACCAATGGAACAGCCAAGTTCTTCTCGCCATTAGGAGTAGACGACTTTATCAAAAAATCCAGTATTATTTCTTACTCCAGAGAAGCTTTAGAGCCTGTGTATAAAGATATTGTACAATTTGCAACCTCTGAACAGTTGACGGCCCATGCAAATTCCATTAAAGTAAGATTTGAAGATTAG
- a CDS encoding Holliday junction resolvase RecU has translation MATWNSRGLRGSTLEEFINLTNEKYLSQGLALIQKVPTPITPLKIDKDNRHITLAYFEQKSTVDYIGAVQGIPVCFDAKECNTDTFPLQNIHSHQIAFMGNMEKQDGISFLIIFYSHRNEFYYLRYEKIMEFWNRAQEGGRKSFRYEELEPDFFFHSHGGLLVPYLDMMQKDLEMRG, from the coding sequence ATGGCAACATGGAATTCAAGAGGTTTACGAGGTTCCACACTAGAAGAATTCATAAACCTCACCAATGAAAAATATTTATCGCAGGGACTGGCGCTAATTCAAAAAGTACCAACCCCAATTACGCCATTAAAAATAGACAAGGACAACCGCCACATCACGCTGGCATATTTTGAACAAAAAAGTACGGTAGACTATATTGGAGCTGTACAGGGAATACCAGTGTGCTTTGATGCCAAGGAATGCAATACAGACACCTTTCCTTTACAGAACATTCACTCGCACCAAATCGCATTTATGGGAAACATGGAAAAGCAGGATGGTATATCATTTTTGATTATTTTTTATTCTCATCGAAATGAATTTTATTACCTGCGCTATGAAAAAATAATGGAATTTTGGAATCGTGCCCAAGAAGGTGGAAGAAAAAGTTTTCGTTATGAAGAATTAGAACCGGATTTTTTCTTTCATTCCCATGGTGGACTTTTAGTTCCATATTTGGATATGATGCAGAAGGATTTGGAAATGCGAGGTTGA
- the hisIE gene encoding bifunctional phosphoribosyl-AMP cyclohydrolase/phosphoribosyl-ATP diphosphatase HisIE: protein MEHKNLIATMYLKNGMAVKSPLELESVGDFKTLAKLYNDSGIDKLYIFDLSDNDNEHDLNLHTIKELCRIVEIPVYGGGNINRLEDIKKILYAGCKGAILNSAKHEALQLAEEGGQRFGREKMLLSIENVDILFKHKEEVTKYIHKLVVMNENIVDTMGNVTSLPYSVIINDFNLERWADILKKDSVTGIGGNYISNPETDVMKLKMLLAMQGVETEKFESSVEWSEFKLNEQGMIPVVVQDYQTSEVLMLAYMNEEAFNTTLATGKMTYYSRSRQELWTKGETSGHYQYVKSLTIDCDKDTILAKVSQVGVACHTGNPTCFFTELVKKEYTGKNPLKVFENVYNVIADRKVHPKEGSYTNYLFDKGIDKILKKVGEEATEIVIAAKNPEPEEIKYEISDFLYHMMVLMVEKGITWEEVMEELSQR, encoded by the coding sequence ATGGAACACAAGAACCTGATTGCCACCATGTATTTAAAGAATGGTATGGCAGTAAAAAGCCCACTTGAGTTAGAAAGCGTAGGTGATTTTAAGACTCTGGCTAAACTGTATAACGATAGTGGAATAGATAAATTATATATTTTTGATTTATCCGATAATGACAATGAACATGATTTGAATCTTCACACCATTAAGGAATTATGCCGAATTGTAGAGATTCCTGTTTATGGTGGCGGAAATATTAATCGTTTAGAGGATATTAAGAAAATCCTTTATGCCGGATGCAAGGGAGCTATTTTAAACAGCGCCAAGCATGAAGCACTGCAGCTTGCAGAAGAAGGTGGACAGCGTTTTGGCAGAGAAAAAATGCTTCTTTCTATCGAAAATGTAGATATTTTATTTAAACATAAAGAAGAAGTAACGAAGTATATCCATAAATTAGTGGTTATGAATGAAAATATTGTTGACACTATGGGGAACGTAACCTCACTTCCATATAGTGTTATTATAAATGATTTTAATTTAGAACGTTGGGCAGATATATTAAAAAAAGATTCTGTTACTGGAATCGGCGGTAATTATATCAGCAATCCGGAAACCGATGTTATGAAGTTAAAAATGCTTCTTGCTATGCAAGGCGTAGAGACAGAAAAATTTGAGTCTTCTGTAGAATGGTCTGAATTTAAATTAAATGAACAAGGAATGATTCCGGTAGTTGTTCAAGATTATCAAACCTCTGAGGTATTAATGTTGGCTTATATGAATGAAGAGGCATTTAATACCACCCTTGCTACAGGAAAAATGACCTATTACAGCAGAAGTCGCCAAGAACTTTGGACGAAAGGTGAGACCTCCGGTCATTATCAGTATGTGAAATCTTTAACAATTGATTGTGATAAGGATACGATTCTTGCAAAAGTTTCCCAGGTTGGTGTGGCATGTCACACCGGCAATCCAACTTGTTTCTTTACGGAATTAGTGAAAAAAGAATATACCGGTAAAAATCCATTAAAGGTATTTGAAAATGTCTATAATGTAATTGCAGACCGCAAAGTACATCCAAAGGAAGGTTCTTACACCAACTATCTGTTTGATAAGGGAATTGATAAGATTTTGAAAAAAGTAGGAGAGGAAGCAACCGAAATTGTAATTGCAGCCAAGAATCCTGAGCCGGAAGAAATCAAATATGAAATATCCGATTTCTTGTATCACATGATGGTACTTATGGTAGAAAAAGGAATTACCTGGGAAGAGGTTATGGAAGAATTAAGTCAGAGATAA